From the genome of Pelobacter propionicus DSM 2379, one region includes:
- a CDS encoding phosphatidylserine decarboxylase family protein translates to MKNQNTPIAFEGFPFIAGFAALTLLTALSAGKLCSAILYGFSALFALLTLFSLYFFRNPQRTPPADERAVVAPADGTVIVVDRVPVTPLGHEALKISIFMSVFNVHVNRVPFSGRVVELTHTPGKFFDVRDSRSSCENERSTIVLETVSGLRMAFVQVAGLIARRIVCYARNGEMLERGKRYGLIRFGSRLDVYLPPDVQPLVKLGDKTIAGETVLGRLG, encoded by the coding sequence ATGAAAAACCAGAACACCCCCATCGCCTTCGAAGGCTTCCCTTTCATAGCAGGCTTTGCCGCACTGACACTCCTGACCGCGCTTTCAGCGGGGAAACTCTGCTCGGCCATCCTGTACGGCTTCTCCGCCCTCTTTGCGCTCCTGACCCTGTTCAGTCTCTACTTTTTTCGCAATCCCCAGCGGACGCCGCCTGCCGACGAGCGGGCCGTGGTTGCTCCCGCCGATGGCACCGTGATCGTCGTCGACCGGGTTCCCGTGACCCCCCTGGGCCATGAGGCGCTCAAAATCAGCATCTTCATGTCGGTCTTCAACGTCCATGTCAACCGGGTTCCCTTTTCCGGCAGGGTCGTGGAACTGACCCATACTCCGGGCAAGTTCTTCGATGTGCGCGACAGCCGCTCCTCCTGCGAGAACGAGCGCAGCACCATCGTGCTGGAGACCGTTTCCGGCCTGCGCATGGCGTTCGTGCAGGTGGCCGGCCTGATCGCGCGGCGCATTGTCTGCTATGCCCGCAACGGGGAGATGCTGGAACGGGGGAAGCGCTACGGACTGATCCGTTTCGGCTCGCGACTGGATGTGTACCTGCCGCCGGATGTGCAGCCTCTGGTGAAACTGGGGGACAAAACGATAGCAGGCGAGACGGTACTGGGACGTCTCGGGTGA
- the ilvC gene encoding ketol-acid reductoisomerase, whose product MKVYYDKDCNLAVLKNKTVAIIGYGSQGHAHALNLNDSGIDVIVGLRKESPSVKKATDAGLKVLGVAEAAKAADIVMILLPDETQGDVYRAEIGPNLKEGATIAFGHGFNIHFGQIEPRADINVFMVAPKGPGHMVRHEYTRGGGVPCLVAIHQDPSGKTKEIALAYASAVGGGRSGIIETNFREETETDLFGEQAVLCGGISALIQAGFETLVEAGYAPEMAYFECLHETKLIVDLIYEGGIANMRYSVSNTAEYGDLTRGPRVVNEETKWEMKKILDEIQTGEFCKEWMLENKANKPTFNALRRRGSEHQIEEVGARLRAMMPWIGKNKIVDKAKN is encoded by the coding sequence ATGAAAGTCTATTACGACAAGGATTGCAATCTGGCGGTATTGAAAAACAAGACGGTAGCCATCATCGGTTATGGTTCGCAGGGGCATGCCCATGCCCTGAATCTTAACGATTCCGGCATTGATGTGATCGTAGGTCTCAGAAAGGAATCCCCTTCCGTCAAGAAGGCTACCGATGCCGGCCTGAAGGTCCTCGGCGTGGCCGAGGCGGCCAAAGCCGCAGATATCGTGATGATTCTGCTGCCTGACGAGACCCAGGGTGACGTGTATCGCGCCGAGATCGGCCCGAACCTGAAGGAAGGAGCCACCATCGCCTTCGGCCATGGCTTCAACATTCACTTCGGCCAGATCGAGCCCCGTGCCGATATCAACGTCTTCATGGTCGCCCCCAAGGGACCGGGCCACATGGTACGCCACGAATACACCAGGGGGGGCGGCGTTCCCTGTCTGGTAGCCATCCACCAGGATCCCTCTGGCAAGACCAAGGAGATCGCCCTGGCCTATGCCTCCGCGGTCGGCGGCGGCCGTTCCGGGATCATCGAAACCAACTTCCGCGAGGAGACCGAGACCGACCTGTTCGGCGAGCAGGCCGTGCTCTGCGGCGGCATCTCCGCCCTGATCCAGGCCGGTTTCGAGACACTGGTGGAAGCCGGCTATGCCCCTGAGATGGCCTATTTCGAGTGTCTGCACGAGACCAAGCTGATCGTCGACCTGATCTACGAGGGCGGCATCGCCAACATGCGCTACTCTGTCTCCAATACCGCCGAGTACGGCGACCTGACCCGCGGACCGCGCGTGGTCAACGAAGAGACCAAGTGGGAGATGAAGAAGATCCTGGACGAGATCCAGACCGGTGAGTTCTGCAAGGAGTGGATGCTGGAGAACAAGGCCAACAAGCCGACCTTCAATGCCCTGCGCCGCCGCGGCAGCGAACACCAGATCGAGGAAGTGGGCGCACGTCTGCGCGCCATGATGCCCTGGATCGGCAAGAACAAGATTGTCGACAAGGCGAAGAACTAG
- the ilvN gene encoding acetolactate synthase small subunit has translation MRHTHTISVLVENEFGVLARVAALFSGRGFNIDSLNVAPTNEEGLSRITIVTHGDENVLEQITKQLNKLVDVLKVVDFTESSGIERELALVKVTAKDENRAEVLRIATIFLAKIIDVTPLSYTIEVTGAPSKINAILDMLRPLGIRELVRSGTTAIGRGARGWKG, from the coding sequence ATGCGACATACCCATACCATTTCCGTGCTGGTTGAAAACGAATTCGGCGTCCTGGCGCGAGTGGCAGCGCTCTTCTCCGGCCGCGGCTTCAATATCGACTCCCTGAACGTGGCCCCAACCAACGAGGAGGGGCTCTCCCGCATCACCATCGTCACCCATGGCGACGAGAATGTGCTTGAGCAGATTACCAAGCAGCTCAACAAGCTGGTGGACGTACTCAAGGTGGTCGATTTCACGGAGTCCAGTGGAATCGAGCGGGAACTGGCCCTGGTCAAGGTGACCGCCAAGGACGAGAACCGCGCCGAGGTGCTGCGCATCGCCACTATCTTCCTGGCCAAGATCATCGATGTCACCCCCCTTTCCTACACCATCGAGGTTACGGGCGCCCCCTCAAAGATCAACGCCATCCTGGACATGCTGCGTCCCCTGGGGATCAGGGAACTGGTCCGCAGCGGCACCACGGCCATCGGCCGGGGGGCCAGGGGGTGGAAGGGATAA
- the ilvN gene encoding acetolactate synthase small subunit, translated as MRHTISVLVENEFGVVSRVASLFSSRGFNIDSFIGAPTNEEGISRITIVTHGDESVLEQITKQLNKLIDVVKVIDFSDGSGIEREMALIKVTAEDESRAEVLRIVDIFRAKIIDVTSRSYTIEATGNPNKIDAIIELLRPLGVKELVRTGAITIGRGAKGWAG; from the coding sequence ATGCGACATACTATTTCCGTCCTGGTCGAAAACGAGTTTGGCGTTGTCTCCCGTGTGGCGTCGCTCTTTTCCAGCAGAGGCTTCAACATCGACTCGTTTATCGGTGCCCCCACCAACGAGGAGGGCATCTCCCGTATCACCATCGTCACCCATGGCGACGAGAGCGTGCTCGAGCAGATCACCAAGCAGCTCAACAAACTGATCGACGTCGTCAAGGTCATCGACTTCAGCGACGGCAGCGGCATCGAGCGGGAGATGGCCCTGATCAAGGTGACCGCCGAGGACGAGAGCCGAGCCGAGGTGCTGCGCATCGTGGATATCTTCCGCGCCAAGATCATCGACGTCACCTCCCGTTCCTACACCATCGAGGCAACCGGCAATCCCAACAAGATCGACGCCATTATCGAACTGCTGCGTCCCCTGGGGGTGAAGGAGTTGGTGCGCACCGGCGCCATCACCATCGGCCGCGGTGCAAAGGGATGGGCAGGCTAG
- the ilvB gene encoding biosynthetic-type acetolactate synthase large subunit: protein MKMNGARILLECLMKEGVDTVFGYPGGTVLNVYDELFGCKEIRHIMPRHEQAGTHAADGYARATGKVGVAIATSGPGATNTVTGIATAYMDSIPMVIITGQVPTALIGNDAFQEVDIVGITRSCTKHNFLVKDVNDIAPIIKKAFYIARTGRPGPVLVDLPKDVQIAKTEFCYPESVELRSYKPTTGGHPRQVSKAVSMLLASHRPVMYVGGGVILSNAAPELTALSRLLSIPVTTTLMGLGAFPGDDVNSLGMLGMHGAYCANMAMTHSDLIVAVGARFDDRVTGKVDTFAPHAKIIHIDVDPTSIRKNVRVDLPIVGDVRDVLTKMIKKVEKSEGDQAAYRESLAPWHEQIAGWKEKHPVSFTRSSAVIKPQFVIQKLRELSDRDAIVSTDVGQHQMWTAQFFSFTGPRTLLTSGGLGTMGFGLPAAMGAQAAFPGRQVIAICGDGGIQMNIQEMATLVQNRLPVKIVIINNNFLGMVRQWQEMFFDKRYSQSCLELPIDYIKLADAYGAKGFVASKPSEVETVIRQGFAEPGPVIMEFRVAREEKVLPMVPSGASLNEMLLNA, encoded by the coding sequence ATGAAAATGAACGGCGCGCGTATCCTGCTGGAGTGCCTCATGAAGGAAGGGGTCGACACGGTCTTCGGCTACCCTGGTGGCACGGTTCTCAATGTCTACGACGAACTCTTCGGTTGTAAAGAGATCCGCCACATCATGCCGCGGCACGAGCAGGCCGGCACCCATGCGGCCGACGGCTATGCCCGGGCAACCGGCAAGGTGGGTGTGGCCATCGCCACCTCCGGACCGGGGGCAACCAACACGGTCACCGGCATCGCAACGGCCTACATGGATTCCATTCCCATGGTGATCATCACCGGTCAGGTGCCCACGGCCCTGATCGGCAACGATGCCTTCCAGGAGGTGGATATCGTCGGTATCACCCGTTCCTGTACCAAGCACAATTTCCTGGTCAAGGACGTGAATGATATCGCCCCGATCATCAAGAAGGCCTTCTACATCGCACGCACCGGTCGTCCCGGTCCCGTGTTGGTGGACCTGCCCAAGGACGTGCAGATCGCCAAGACCGAATTCTGCTACCCGGAGAGCGTGGAACTGCGCAGCTACAAGCCGACCACCGGTGGCCACCCCCGCCAGGTGTCCAAGGCGGTGAGCATGCTTTTGGCTTCCCATCGTCCGGTGATGTACGTGGGCGGCGGGGTGATCCTGAGCAATGCAGCCCCGGAGTTGACCGCCCTGTCCCGCCTGCTTTCCATTCCGGTCACCACCACCCTGATGGGGTTGGGCGCCTTTCCGGGGGACGACGTCAATTCCCTGGGCATGCTGGGGATGCACGGCGCCTACTGCGCCAACATGGCCATGACCCACAGCGACCTGATCGTGGCCGTCGGCGCCCGTTTCGACGACCGGGTGACCGGCAAGGTGGATACCTTTGCCCCCCACGCCAAGATCATCCACATCGACGTGGACCCCACTTCCATCAGGAAGAACGTGCGGGTCGATCTCCCTATCGTGGGAGATGTGCGCGACGTGCTGACCAAGATGATCAAGAAGGTGGAAAAGTCCGAGGGAGATCAGGCCGCCTACCGGGAGTCCCTGGCCCCCTGGCACGAACAGATCGCCGGCTGGAAAGAGAAACATCCGGTGTCATTCACCAGGAGCTCGGCGGTGATCAAGCCGCAGTTCGTAATCCAGAAGTTGCGCGAGCTGTCCGACCGGGACGCCATCGTCTCCACCGACGTGGGGCAGCACCAGATGTGGACGGCCCAGTTCTTCAGCTTCACCGGCCCACGCACCCTGCTGACCTCCGGCGGGTTGGGCACCATGGGGTTCGGCCTGCCGGCGGCCATGGGGGCCCAGGCAGCGTTCCCGGGACGCCAGGTGATCGCCATCTGCGGCGACGGTGGCATTCAGATGAACATCCAGGAGATGGCCACCCTGGTGCAGAACCGGCTGCCGGTGAAGATCGTGATCATCAACAACAACTTCCTCGGCATGGTGCGCCAGTGGCAGGAGATGTTCTTCGACAAGCGCTACTCCCAATCCTGTCTGGAGCTGCCCATCGACTACATCAAGCTGGCCGACGCCTACGGCGCCAAGGGGTTCGTGGCCTCAAAACCGTCCGAGGTGGAGACGGTCATCCGCCAGGGCTTTGCCGAACCAGGTCCGGTGATCATGGAGTTCAGGGTGGCACGGGAGGAGAAGGTGCTCCCCATGGTCCCCTCCGGGGCGTCGTTGAACGAGATGCTGCTGAACGCGTAA
- the ilvD gene encoding dihydroxy-acid dehydratase, with amino-acid sequence MRSDTITQGFERTPHRALLKGSGVPQSQMDKPFIGVATSFTDLIPGHVGMRDLERFIEKGVHTGGGHAFFFGLPGVCDGIAMGHKGMHYSLPTRELIADMVESVAEAHRLDGLVLLTNCDKITPGMLMAAARLDIPCIVVTAGPMMSGRGQEGRKFSFVTDTFEAMARYKAGVISERELMVCEENACPGIGSCQGLFTANTMAILTETMGMSLPRCGTALAVSALKRRIAFASGEKIVELVQNNITPRSILTREAFENAIRVDLALGGSSNTVLHLLAIANEAGVELPLETFDILAKETPQLASMNPAGEHFMEDLDVAGGVSGVMKQLGDKIKDTQTLFGLTTRQLAASVENVDETVIRPLTNPVKKEGGIAVLFGNIAPKGAVVKQSGVSDKMMKFEGTARCFDSEELAMAALMEGEIVAGNVVVIRYEGPKGGPGMREMLAPTAALMGLGLGDSVALITDGRFSGGTRGPCIGHISPEAAQGGPIGLIQDGDRISLDIPARRLELLVDEAVLQARAATWVAPPPKIAKGWLARYAKVVTSAHTGAVTTAE; translated from the coding sequence ATGAGAAGCGATACGATTACACAAGGGTTTGAACGCACTCCGCACCGCGCCCTGCTGAAGGGTAGCGGTGTCCCACAGAGTCAGATGGACAAGCCGTTCATCGGCGTGGCCACCAGCTTTACCGACCTGATTCCCGGGCACGTGGGCATGCGCGACCTGGAGCGCTTCATCGAGAAGGGGGTCCACACCGGCGGCGGCCACGCCTTCTTCTTCGGCCTGCCCGGCGTGTGCGACGGCATCGCCATGGGGCACAAGGGGATGCACTACTCCCTGCCGACCCGCGAGCTTATCGCCGACATGGTGGAGTCGGTGGCCGAAGCCCACCGCCTGGACGGGCTGGTGCTGCTGACCAACTGCGACAAGATCACCCCCGGCATGCTCATGGCCGCCGCCCGGCTGGATATCCCCTGCATCGTGGTCACCGCCGGTCCCATGATGAGCGGCCGCGGCCAGGAAGGGCGCAAATTCTCCTTTGTCACCGATACCTTCGAGGCCATGGCCCGCTACAAGGCCGGCGTGATCAGTGAGAGGGAACTGATGGTCTGCGAGGAGAACGCCTGCCCTGGCATCGGCTCCTGCCAGGGGCTGTTCACCGCCAACACCATGGCCATCCTGACCGAGACCATGGGCATGAGCCTGCCGCGCTGCGGCACGGCCCTGGCGGTGTCGGCGCTGAAACGGCGCATCGCCTTTGCCTCGGGGGAGAAGATCGTGGAGCTGGTGCAGAACAACATCACCCCGCGCAGCATCCTGACCCGCGAGGCCTTCGAGAACGCCATCCGGGTGGACCTGGCCCTGGGCGGCTCCTCCAACACCGTGCTGCACCTGCTGGCCATCGCCAACGAAGCAGGGGTTGAGCTGCCGCTGGAGACCTTCGACATCCTGGCCAAGGAGACCCCCCAACTGGCATCCATGAACCCGGCCGGCGAGCACTTCATGGAGGACCTGGACGTGGCCGGCGGCGTCAGCGGCGTCATGAAGCAGCTGGGCGACAAGATCAAGGATACGCAGACCCTGTTCGGCCTGACCACCAGGCAGCTGGCAGCCAGCGTGGAGAACGTGGACGAGACGGTGATCCGTCCGCTTACTAACCCGGTGAAGAAGGAGGGGGGCATCGCGGTCCTGTTCGGCAACATCGCGCCCAAGGGGGCGGTGGTCAAGCAGTCCGGCGTGTCGGACAAGATGATGAAATTCGAGGGGACGGCGCGCTGCTTCGACTCCGAGGAGCTGGCCATGGCCGCCCTGATGGAAGGGGAAATCGTTGCCGGTAATGTGGTGGTGATCCGCTACGAGGGGCCCAAGGGTGGCCCCGGCATGCGCGAGATGCTGGCTCCCACCGCCGCCCTGATGGGGCTTGGTTTGGGGGACTCGGTTGCCCTGATCACCGACGGCCGTTTCTCCGGCGGCACCCGTGGTCCCTGCATCGGCCACATCTCCCCCGAGGCGGCCCAGGGCGGCCCCATCGGCCTGATCCAGGACGGCGACCGCATCTCCCTGGATATCCCGGCTCGCAGGCTGGAGCTGCTGGTTGATGAGGCTGTGCTGCAGGCACGCGCAGCTACCTGGGTGGCTCCTCCCCCCAAGATTGCCAAGGGGTGGCTGGCCCGCTACGCCAAGGTGGTTACCTCGGCCCACACCGGCGCGGTGACTACGGCGGAGTAG
- a CDS encoding thiamine pyrophosphate-binding protein: protein MALTVSDLIVEYLEQFGVEYVFGVPGSPLGPLFDALVCSEKRGGPRLVLARHEAGAAFMADGYARESGRIGVCCSTTGPGATNLITGVAGAYAEQVPMLVLSSQTRVTDFSFGCFQDSSRDGVDIMSMFACCTRYNSLVSHPNQLEKKLASALTTALGSPRGPAHLSIPIDIFGADASGPASYPGLHSLVSAEESTVDGAALERLMNEITTVRSTSGRIVLLAGANAISAGDLITRFAELTGAKIITTPRGKPAINPYHPLARGVFGVSGHSSARQTLAEDNVQLILAVGSNLGEWETSKWDPILMNDCMVHIDSDRQNFTRSPMARLHLYGGIHAIFEQLNRRLEQHDGSAVSRSKGSAETAPATSAYVPAGISVRNADCCAPPASGQLLKAPQVYVELIQRLPRESRFFIDNSNSVPWSIHYFFHQRPEALHYSIEFATMAWAVGAAVGGAFANQKAPSVCIAGDGCYLMSGQEITVAVERRLPVIFAVLNDQAYGLIRHGHRTHGREAVDFSIPPVDFAMMARSTGAQAFTIRSIEDFETIDWQKLATHQGPTLLDVTIDPKEPPPLAMA from the coding sequence ATGGCACTGACGGTAAGCGATCTGATCGTGGAGTATCTGGAGCAGTTTGGCGTGGAGTACGTATTCGGCGTCCCGGGCAGCCCGTTGGGGCCGCTGTTCGACGCCCTGGTGTGCAGCGAGAAACGGGGCGGCCCGCGGCTTGTGCTGGCCCGCCACGAGGCGGGAGCGGCGTTCATGGCCGACGGCTATGCCCGGGAGAGCGGAAGGATCGGCGTCTGCTGCTCCACCACCGGGCCGGGCGCCACCAACCTGATCACCGGCGTGGCCGGCGCTTATGCCGAGCAGGTGCCCATGCTGGTGCTCTCCTCCCAGACCAGGGTGACCGATTTCAGCTTCGGCTGTTTCCAGGACTCTTCCCGGGACGGCGTGGACATCATGAGCATGTTCGCCTGCTGCACCCGCTACAACTCCCTGGTGTCACACCCCAACCAGTTGGAGAAGAAGCTGGCCTCGGCCCTGACCACGGCGTTGGGCAGCCCCCGGGGACCGGCCCACCTGAGCATCCCCATCGACATCTTCGGCGCCGATGCCAGTGGTCCAGCCTCTTATCCCGGACTGCACTCCCTGGTGAGCGCCGAGGAAAGCACCGTCGACGGCGCGGCTCTGGAGCGGTTGATGAATGAGATCACCACCGTACGGAGCACTTCCGGCCGGATCGTCCTGCTGGCAGGGGCCAACGCCATCAGCGCAGGCGACCTGATCACACGCTTCGCCGAACTGACCGGGGCCAAGATCATCACCACCCCGCGGGGAAAACCGGCCATCAACCCCTATCATCCCTTGGCGCGCGGCGTGTTCGGTGTTTCCGGGCACAGTTCGGCCCGCCAGACACTGGCGGAGGATAACGTCCAGCTGATCTTGGCCGTGGGGAGCAACCTGGGGGAATGGGAGACCAGCAAATGGGACCCAATCCTGATGAACGATTGCATGGTGCACATCGACAGCGACCGCCAGAACTTCACCCGCTCCCCCATGGCCAGACTGCACCTCTACGGGGGGATTCATGCCATCTTCGAACAGTTGAACCGCCGACTGGAGCAACATGACGGCTCGGCCGTCTCCCGTTCCAAAGGGTCCGCTGAAACCGCTCCCGCGACGAGCGCCTATGTGCCGGCGGGAATCAGCGTGCGCAACGCCGACTGCTGCGCTCCTCCTGCCAGCGGCCAGCTGCTCAAGGCGCCCCAGGTGTACGTGGAGCTAATCCAGCGCCTGCCGCGGGAGAGCCGTTTCTTCATCGACAACAGCAACAGCGTGCCCTGGTCCATCCACTACTTCTTCCACCAGCGACCGGAGGCGCTGCACTACTCCATCGAATTCGCCACCATGGCCTGGGCCGTGGGCGCCGCGGTGGGAGGAGCATTCGCCAATCAAAAGGCGCCGTCAGTCTGCATCGCCGGCGACGGTTGCTATCTGATGAGCGGCCAGGAGATAACCGTGGCGGTGGAGCGGCGCCTGCCGGTGATCTTCGCGGTGCTGAACGACCAGGCCTACGGCCTGATCAGGCACGGCCACCGGACCCACGGCAGGGAGGCGGTGGATTTCAGCATTCCGCCGGTGGATTTCGCCATGATGGCCCGCTCCACCGGCGCCCAGGCCTTCACCATCCGTTCCATCGAGGACTTCGAAACCATCGACTGGCAGAAGCTGGCAACCCACCAGGGGCCGACGCTCTTGGATGTGACCATCGACCCGAAGGAACCGCCGCCACTGGCCATGGCGTAG
- a CDS encoding PEP-CTERM sorting domain-containing protein, which translates to MKKICLVVLFALFLGGIAHATSYTYVGSYAVYDGPNWTNNPSVYSAVEAAALIFGGTAADYVTSINSNTTDPNTITFTAWYDGWGEHQGMVFDDTYKLDTGNPGYNDPYGGPSRSAYVQDGLSDTDVYRNYVWEVNCAPVPEPGTLMLLGVGMAGLALYGKRRTNKRNA; encoded by the coding sequence ATGAAAAAGATTTGCTTAGTGGTTTTATTTGCATTGTTTTTAGGTGGAATTGCACACGCAACCTCCTACACTTACGTTGGCTCTTATGCCGTTTATGACGGTCCCAATTGGACAAACAACCCATCCGTCTATTCTGCCGTCGAAGCAGCTGCCCTCATATTTGGAGGGACAGCAGCAGATTATGTAACTTCAATAAATTCTAACACCACTGACCCAAACACAATTACATTTACTGCATGGTACGACGGATGGGGTGAACATCAAGGTATGGTTTTTGATGACACCTATAAACTTGACACAGGGAACCCTGGCTATAATGACCCATACGGGGGGCCGTCGCGTTCCGCTTATGTACAGGACGGATTATCCGACACTGATGTATATCGCAACTACGTATGGGAAGTTAATTGTGCCCCCGTTCCCGAACCTGGCACTTTGATGTTGCTTGGTGTTGGCATGGCTGGCCTTGCCCTCTACGGAAAGCGTCGAACAAATAAAAGAAACGCCTGA
- a CDS encoding helix-turn-helix domain-containing protein: MSQRHECHTAEFKARVALAALSGEKGSAELAREYGISVGQVDRWKGELIENAPRFFERDEMREFSDEIEVIDLFHRLARLRENGQD; the protein is encoded by the coding sequence ATGTCACAGCGCCATGAATGCCATACGGCTGAATTCAAGGCCAGGGTAGCCCTGGCAGCGCTTTCGGGGGAAAAGGGGAGCGCGGAGCTTGCGCGGGAATACGGAATTAGCGTTGGTCAGGTCGACCGCTGGAAGGGGGAATTGATCGAAAACGCCCCCCGCTTCTTCGAGAGGGACGAGATGAGGGAATTTTCTGATGAGATCGAGGTGATCGATCTTTTCCACCGGTTGGCCAGGCTGCGGGAGAACGGGCAGGATTAG
- a CDS encoding REP-associated tyrosine transposase: protein MNASRNAMTEPNLTHHLTCVVHELLPLFSQPQLVAIVFDSWRLLRAQCGLRLYAYVIMEEHLHFLARVERLDSCLERFMEETSDRMLAFLEQQRLERFLKRLPRDAEGRCRVWQQPVEQEPVGEGVMGKVIDYIHINPVKRGYVERAEQWRYSSARDYAGERGLVEIDRWGGESFV, encoded by the coding sequence ATGAACGCCAGTCGCAACGCCATGACCGAGCCGAACCTTACCCATCACCTGACCTGCGTGGTGCATGAGCTGTTGCCGCTCTTCTCCCAGCCCCAGCTGGTGGCCATCGTCTTCGACAGCTGGCGCCTTTTGCGTGCACAGTGCGGCCTGCGCCTGTACGCCTACGTGATCATGGAAGAACACCTGCACTTCCTGGCCCGGGTGGAACGGCTGGACAGCTGTCTGGAACGTTTCATGGAGGAAACCTCCGACCGGATGCTGGCCTTTCTGGAGCAGCAGCGGCTGGAGCGCTTTCTGAAGCGGCTCCCCCGTGACGCTGAGGGGCGCTGCCGCGTCTGGCAGCAGCCGGTCGAACAGGAACCGGTCGGGGAGGGGGTGATGGGGAAGGTCATCGACTACATCCACATCAACCCGGTCAAGCGGGGGTACGTGGAGCGCGCCGAACAGTGGCGCTACTCCAGCGCACGGGATTATGCCGGGGAGAGGGGGCTGGTGGAGATCGATCGCTGGGGCGGGGAAAGCTTTGTCTGA
- a CDS encoding NUDIX domain-containing protein yields MVDEAQHQGVRFCPRCGGERLSWPTPKNFRCDCCGFVLFLNIAAAVAVIMECQGKLLFGVRKHEPGRGMLDLPGGFADAGESAEEAARRELREELGIEVPEMRYLFSFPNRYPYGGMVYDTLDQIFLVRWDQPPPVKAADDLADVVWVERGAVEFDRIAFDSLRRAVRRYLSES; encoded by the coding sequence ATGGTGGACGAGGCACAACATCAGGGGGTCAGGTTCTGTCCCCGCTGCGGCGGCGAACGCCTCTCCTGGCCCACCCCCAAGAATTTCCGCTGCGATTGCTGCGGGTTCGTGCTCTTCCTAAACATCGCGGCCGCGGTGGCGGTGATCATGGAGTGCCAGGGCAAGCTGCTCTTCGGGGTGAGAAAGCATGAACCGGGGCGCGGCATGCTGGACCTGCCCGGCGGATTCGCCGATGCCGGTGAGAGCGCCGAGGAGGCGGCGCGGCGGGAACTGCGGGAAGAACTGGGCATCGAGGTTCCGGAGATGCGCTACCTGTTCTCCTTCCCCAACCGCTACCCCTATGGCGGCATGGTCTACGACACCCTGGACCAGATCTTCCTGGTGCGCTGGGACCAGCCCCCACCCGTGAAGGCGGCGGACGACCTGGCCGATGTCGTCTGGGTCGAGCGCGGCGCCGTGGAGTTTGATCGCATCGCCTTCGATTCCCTGCGCCGGGCGGTGCGGCGCTATCTGAGCGAGAGCTGA
- a CDS encoding DNA/RNA non-specific endonuclease — MKAPTKALALLALLVSLTISPALAGQTSCPEHFADGEAPDLINQKLDTKTREVCYSGYAIKHSGITRTPLYAAEHLTRQRLTRGKGLKRHNRFHADENIPESERAELRHYARSGYDRGHVAPSADMFDTQSQYECFSLANMMPQIPENNRGPWEGIESSVRKMARERGDLYVVTGPIFRGERVQRIGGAVLVPSSMFKAVYDPTRQEAGAYLIDNSADSQPQIISIAELEKVTGISIFPALKRKVKATPMNLAEAESYRERKQRRGI, encoded by the coding sequence ATGAAAGCACCGACAAAGGCTCTGGCTCTGCTGGCGCTGCTCGTTTCACTGACCATTTCCCCTGCTCTGGCTGGGCAGACAAGCTGCCCCGAACACTTTGCGGATGGCGAGGCCCCGGACCTGATCAACCAGAAACTCGACACAAAGACCCGTGAAGTATGCTATTCCGGTTATGCCATCAAACATTCCGGCATAACCAGGACGCCGCTGTACGCGGCCGAGCACCTGACCCGCCAACGGCTCACCCGGGGCAAGGGGCTGAAACGCCACAACCGTTTCCATGCCGATGAAAACATACCGGAATCGGAACGGGCCGAACTGCGCCACTACGCCCGCTCCGGGTACGACCGCGGCCACGTGGCCCCCTCGGCGGATATGTTCGACACGCAGTCCCAGTACGAGTGCTTTTCACTGGCCAACATGATGCCCCAGATTCCGGAGAACAACCGCGGCCCCTGGGAGGGGATCGAATCCAGCGTGAGGAAGATGGCGCGTGAACGGGGCGACCTGTATGTGGTCACCGGCCCGATCTTCCGGGGAGAGCGGGTGCAGCGCATCGGCGGCGCGGTGCTGGTGCCTAGTAGCATGTTCAAGGCGGTCTACGACCCCACAAGGCAGGAGGCGGGCGCATACCTGATCGACAACAGCGCTGACAGCCAGCCGCAAATCATCTCCATAGCCGAGCTGGAGAAGGTGACCGGCATCAGCATCTTTCCGGCCTTGAAACGCAAGGTCAAGGCCACGCCCATGAACCTGGCCGAGGCCGAGTCGTACCGGGAGCGTAAACAGAGGAGAGGAATATGA